Proteins from a genomic interval of Niabella soli DSM 19437:
- the rplD gene encoding 50S ribosomal protein L4, giving the protein MQIEVLNIEGKSTGRSVELPDDIFGAEPNDHVIYLAVKQYLAAQRQGTHKVKTRAEVQGASRKLHKQKGTGGSRKGNIRNPLYKGGGTIFGPKPRDYSFKLNKKVKDLAKISALSYKAKANAIVVVEDINLEVPKTKTLTTALSKWNVGDKKLMFITAEPNDNVELSLRNVPSVLALPLSDINTYDIVNSEVLVLSEGAAKIFSEDLETAEA; this is encoded by the coding sequence ATGCAAATTGAAGTTTTAAATATAGAAGGTAAAAGCACTGGCCGCTCCGTAGAGTTGCCTGATGATATCTTTGGTGCAGAACCCAATGACCACGTGATCTACCTGGCTGTTAAGCAATATTTAGCTGCACAGCGCCAGGGAACCCATAAAGTAAAGACCCGTGCGGAAGTACAGGGTGCCAGCCGCAAGCTGCACAAACAAAAAGGAACCGGTGGCAGCCGTAAAGGTAATATCCGGAATCCGCTGTACAAAGGTGGTGGTACCATCTTCGGACCCAAGCCCCGCGATTACAGCTTTAAGCTGAACAAGAAAGTAAAAGACCTGGCTAAGATTTCAGCGCTGTCTTATAAAGCAAAAGCAAATGCTATCGTTGTTGTTGAGGACATCAACCTGGAAGTTCCTAAAACAAAAACTTTAACCACTGCTTTAAGCAAATGGAATGTAGGCGATAAGAAGTTAATGTTCATCACTGCAGAACCGAATGATAATGTTGAATTGTCATTGCGCAATGTACCCAGCGTACTGGCACTGCCCTTGAGCGATATTAATACTTATGATATCGTAAACTCTGAAGTACTGGTACTTTCTGAAGGCGCTGCTAAAATATTTTCTGAAGATTTAGAAACTGCAGAAGCTTAA
- the rpsH gene encoding 30S ribosomal protein S8: MVTDPIADFLTRIRNAQMAGHRIVEIPASNLKKRLTEILYNQGYILKYKFEEDNKQGLIKIALKYDANSKQPAIQSLERVSRPGLRQYAKPAEIRRVKNGLGIAILSTSKGVMTDKDAKAQNVGGEVLCHIY, encoded by the coding sequence ATGGTAACAGATCCAATTGCAGATTTTTTAACTAGAATACGTAACGCTCAAATGGCGGGACACCGTATCGTGGAGATCCCTGCATCAAACCTTAAAAAGCGCCTGACTGAAATTTTATACAACCAGGGATATATCCTGAAGTATAAATTTGAAGAAGATAATAAGCAAGGACTTATTAAAATAGCTTTGAAATACGATGCAAACTCTAAACAGCCGGCTATTCAAAGCCTGGAAAGAGTTAGCCGCCCGGGTTTGCGTCAGTATGCAAAACCTGCTGAGATCCGTCGGGTTAAAAACGGTTTGGGTATTGCTATCCTGTCTACTTCAAAAGGAGTAATGACCGATAAAGATGCAAAAGCTCAGAACGTTGGTGGAGAAGTTCTTTGTCACATCTACTAG
- the rplR gene encoding 50S ribosomal protein L18 has protein sequence MSNAKVKRRTSIRRSIRVKISGTGQKPRLAVFRSNTDIYAQLIDDTTGVTIAAASTKDKEIAAQAGTKSDKSKLVGAAIARKAVDLNVKNVVFDRGGYLYHGRVKAVAEGAREGGLQF, from the coding sequence ATGTCAAACGCAAAAGTCAAAAGAAGAACCAGCATTCGCCGCAGCATCCGTGTAAAGATCAGCGGAACCGGACAAAAACCAAGATTGGCGGTGTTCCGCAGCAACACTGATATTTACGCACAGTTGATTGATGACACTACTGGTGTTACTATTGCAGCGGCGTCTACAAAAGATAAAGAAATCGCAGCTCAGGCGGGTACTAAATCTGATAAGAGCAAATTAGTAGGTGCTGCTATTGCACGCAAAGCTGTTGATCTGAATGTGAAAAATGTAGTTTTCGACAGAGGAGGTTACCTGTACCACGGTCGGGTGAAAGCAGTGGCGGAAGGCGCAAGAGAAGGTGGTTTGCAATTTTAA
- the rpsC gene encoding 30S ribosomal protein S3, translating to MGQKANPIGNRLGIIRGWESNWYGSKKDFASKLIEDNKIRTYLNARINKGGISKIVIERTLGKLIITIHTSKPGIIIGKGGGEVDRIKEELKKLTQNDDVQINILEIRRPETDAMIVGDTIARQIENRINFKRATKMAIASALRMGAEGIKVKLSGRLGGAEIARSEEFKQGRVPLHTFRMDIDYANVFAQTVYGKIGIKVWICKGEVLAKRDLNPNFISGNDKNVGGGERREHRRDDRRGDRDRRGGGRDKRN from the coding sequence ATGGGTCAAAAAGCAAATCCAATTGGTAACCGTTTAGGTATCATCCGCGGATGGGAATCTAACTGGTATGGAAGCAAAAAAGACTTTGCTTCTAAGTTAATCGAAGACAATAAGATCAGAACCTACCTGAATGCGCGTATCAACAAAGGAGGGATCTCTAAAATTGTTATCGAAAGAACTTTAGGTAAATTAATTATTACGATTCATACATCCAAGCCTGGTATCATTATCGGTAAAGGCGGTGGTGAAGTAGACCGTATTAAAGAAGAGCTGAAAAAATTAACGCAGAACGACGATGTACAGATCAATATCCTGGAGATCCGTCGTCCTGAAACAGATGCGATGATCGTAGGCGACACTATTGCCCGTCAGATCGAGAACCGCATCAACTTTAAACGGGCTACTAAAATGGCGATTGCTTCTGCCCTGCGTATGGGTGCGGAAGGGATCAAAGTAAAACTGAGCGGTCGTTTGGGTGGTGCTGAAATTGCCCGTAGCGAAGAGTTCAAACAAGGCCGGGTACCGTTGCATACGTTCCGTATGGATATTGATTATGCAAACGTATTTGCCCAGACTGTTTACGGAAAGATCGGTATCAAGGTATGGATCTGTAAAGGTGAAGTATTAGCTAAGCGCGATCTGAACCCCAACTTTATTTCCGGCAATGATAAAAATGTAGGCGGCGGAGAAAGAAGAGAGCATCGCCGGGATGACCGCAGAGGCGATCGGGATCGTCGCGGTGGAGGAAGAGATAAAAGAAACTAA
- the rpmD gene encoding 50S ribosomal protein L30 yields MKKLKVTLVKSPIDRPERQKLTLKALGLNKTNSSKEVEATPQILGMIRKVEHMVTVEEVNA; encoded by the coding sequence ATGAAAAAATTAAAAGTTACTTTAGTAAAAAGTCCTATCGATCGTCCGGAGCGTCAAAAGCTTACATTGAAGGCGCTGGGTTTAAATAAAACCAACAGCAGCAAAGAAGTAGAAGCTACTCCACAGATCCTTGGAATGATCCGCAAAGTAGAGCACATGGTTACCGTGGAGGAAGTTAACGCTTAG
- the rpmC gene encoding 50S ribosomal protein L29, whose amino-acid sequence MSKKKEFVDSIKGVSVEDLKIQLEQSKQRLKKLEFAHAISPLENPMSIRALRKDIARIETFLKQNSAAVKA is encoded by the coding sequence ATGTCAAAGAAAAAAGAATTTGTAGACAGCATTAAAGGGGTAAGCGTTGAAGACCTGAAGATACAGCTGGAGCAATCCAAACAGCGGTTAAAAAAGCTGGAATTTGCTCACGCTATTTCTCCGCTTGAAAACCCGATGTCTATCCGGGCGCTTCGTAAAGATATCGCCAGAATTGAAACGTTTTTAAAACAGAACAGCGCAGCTGTAAAAGCTTAA
- the rplF gene encoding 50S ribosomal protein L6 → MSRIGKQLITIPAGVTVTVDNSNVVTVKGKKGELKQPVNADIKVEVKDGEVAITRPSDQIHHRALHGLTRALVANLVEGVTNGFEKKMELVGVGFKATNQGNVLDLALGYSHNIVFDIPKELTVATETVKGQNPTITISGSDKQLVGAVCAKIRSLRKPEPYKGKGVRFVGEIVRKKAGKSAGK, encoded by the coding sequence ATGTCTCGTATAGGTAAACAACTCATTACAATTCCCGCCGGCGTAACTGTTACCGTCGATAATAGCAACGTGGTAACCGTTAAAGGTAAAAAAGGCGAATTGAAACAACCCGTTAACGCGGATATTAAAGTAGAAGTAAAAGATGGTGAGGTCGCGATCACCCGTCCTTCTGATCAAATTCACCACCGCGCGCTGCATGGCTTAACCCGTGCATTGGTTGCCAACCTGGTTGAAGGGGTAACTAACGGATTCGAAAAGAAAATGGAATTGGTTGGGGTAGGTTTTAAGGCTACGAACCAGGGTAATGTACTGGATCTTGCTTTAGGATATTCTCACAATATTGTTTTTGATATTCCGAAAGAACTTACTGTAGCTACTGAAACAGTAAAAGGACAGAACCCTACCATTACCATCAGCGGAAGCGACAAACAACTGGTGGGCGCCGTATGCGCTAAGATCCGCAGCCTGCGTAAGCCTGAGCCTTATAAAGGAAAAGGGGTTCGCTTCGTTGGTGAGATCGTACGTAAAAAAGCAGGTAAGTCTGCAGGTAAGTAA
- the rplB gene encoding 50S ribosomal protein L2: protein MSVKKFKPVTAGTRWRIGNSFSEITTNQPEKSLVETKKSTGGRNSSGHLTMRYRGGGHKKKYRIVDFKRDKHDVIAKVVSIEYDPNRTAFIALLEYADGEKRYILAPQGLKIGTEVISGNAVAPEIGNALQLKNMPLGTNVHNIELNPGQGGKISRSAGASAQLTNKEEKYAVLKMPSGELRKVLINCFATVGVVSNSDHSLQSMGKAGRNRWKGIRPRNRGVAMNPVDHPMGGGEGRASGGHPRSRTGKYAKGEKTRTVGKSSDKLIIQRKNGSKLAK from the coding sequence ATGTCAGTAAAGAAATTTAAACCGGTAACAGCCGGAACCCGTTGGAGAATCGGAAATTCGTTTTCCGAAATCACTACCAACCAACCTGAAAAAAGCTTAGTTGAAACTAAGAAAAGCACAGGTGGGCGTAACTCTTCTGGTCACTTAACCATGCGTTACAGAGGTGGTGGACATAAGAAGAAATACCGTATCGTAGATTTCAAAAGAGATAAGCATGATGTAATTGCGAAAGTGGTAAGCATCGAATACGATCCGAACCGTACTGCATTTATAGCATTGTTGGAATATGCAGATGGTGAAAAGCGTTATATCCTGGCGCCTCAGGGGCTGAAGATCGGCACTGAAGTGATCAGCGGTAATGCCGTAGCTCCTGAAATTGGTAATGCGTTGCAATTGAAGAATATGCCACTGGGTACTAACGTTCACAATATTGAACTGAATCCGGGTCAGGGTGGTAAAATTTCCAGAAGCGCCGGTGCTTCTGCTCAGTTAACCAACAAGGAAGAAAAATACGCTGTATTGAAAATGCCTTCTGGTGAGTTGAGAAAAGTACTGATCAACTGTTTTGCTACAGTAGGGGTGGTAAGCAATAGCGACCACAGCCTGCAAAGCATGGGTAAAGCCGGTAGAAACCGCTGGAAAGGTATCCGCCCCAGAAACCGTGGTGTGGCGATGAACCCTGTAGATCACCCGATGGGTGGTGGTGAAGGTAGAGCTTCCGGTGGTCATCCACGCAGCCGTACTGGTAAATACGCTAAAGGAGAGAAAACAAGAACAGTGGGTAAGTCAAGCGATAAGTTAATTATCCAGCGTAAAAACGGAAGTAAACTGGCTAAATAG
- the rpsS gene encoding 30S ribosomal protein S19 produces MARSIKKGPYVATHLENKVLAINEGKGKKAVIKTWSRRSTITPDFVGHTFAVHNGNKFIPVYVTEFMVGHKLGEFAPTRNFKGHAGDKK; encoded by the coding sequence ATGGCTCGTTCGATAAAAAAAGGTCCTTATGTAGCAACTCACTTAGAGAACAAAGTGCTGGCTATTAATGAAGGAAAAGGGAAAAAGGCTGTAATTAAAACCTGGAGCCGCCGCTCTACAATTACACCTGATTTTGTAGGCCACACTTTTGCAGTACATAACGGAAATAAGTTCATTCCTGTATATGTTACAGAGTTTATGGTTGGACATAAACTGGGTGAATTTGCACCGACCCGCAACTTCAAAGGACATGCGGGCGATAAGAAGTAA
- the rplW gene encoding 50S ribosomal protein L23: MKPSEILIKPILTEKANAQQEKLHRYAFKVAKKSNKLEIKKAIETFYGVTVTSVNTVVAPAKNKTRYTKAGFIQGRKAGYKKAYVTVAAGEEIDLYANI; this comes from the coding sequence ATGAAACCTTCTGAAATATTAATAAAGCCGATTTTAACCGAAAAAGCAAACGCTCAGCAGGAAAAGCTGCATCGCTATGCTTTCAAAGTGGCAAAAAAATCGAACAAGCTGGAAATCAAAAAAGCTATTGAAACTTTTTATGGTGTTACCGTAACCAGCGTAAATACAGTTGTAGCCCCTGCAAAAAATAAAACCCGTTATACAAAGGCCGGTTTTATCCAGGGACGTAAAGCAGGGTATAAAAAAGCTTATGTTACTGTAGCGGCCGGAGAGGAGATCGATCTGTACGCAAATATTTAA
- the rplE gene encoding 50S ribosomal protein L5, with protein MSTKTYIPRLATKYKNEVVPALVKKFSYKSVMQAPKLEKICINRGVNGAVTDKKLVDVAVEELTTITGQKAVVTNSKKDISNFKLRKSMPIGARVTLRGEKMYEFLDRLIAVALPRVRDFKGINEKSFDGRGNYTMGVTEQIIFPEIDIDKVNKITGMDITFVTTAATDAEAYELLKELGMPFKNAKKSAE; from the coding sequence ATGAGTACTAAAACATATATCCCCAGGCTGGCCACAAAATATAAAAATGAAGTGGTTCCTGCATTGGTTAAGAAATTTTCTTACAAATCAGTAATGCAGGCTCCAAAGCTTGAAAAGATTTGTATCAATCGCGGTGTAAACGGCGCTGTGACCGATAAAAAGCTGGTAGACGTTGCCGTGGAGGAACTGACAACCATTACAGGTCAGAAAGCAGTGGTTACCAACTCGAAGAAAGATATTTCAAACTTCAAACTGCGTAAAAGCATGCCTATCGGTGCGCGTGTTACCCTGCGTGGTGAGAAAATGTACGAATTCCTGGATCGTTTGATCGCAGTGGCATTGCCCCGCGTACGTGACTTTAAAGGGATCAATGAAAAATCTTTCGATGGTCGCGGTAACTACACCATGGGTGTTACCGAGCAGATCATTTTCCCTGAAATTGATATCGATAAAGTAAATAAAATTACCGGTATGGATATCACCTTCGTTACTACAGCAGCAACAGATGCAGAAGCATATGAACTGTTGAAAGAACTGGGAATGCCTTTTAAGAACGCAAAGAAATCTGCTGAATAA
- the rplV gene encoding 50S ribosomal protein L22, with amino-acid sequence MEAVAKLRNYPTSPRKMRLLADLIRGQRVDLVLAELEHNPKHPAVPLRKLVLSAITNWKQANEGADEAGLVVKTIFVDGGRTLKRMRPAPQGRGYRVRKRSNHVTLIVDVAGESKKATKKAKAVPAEEVKEAPAKKAAAKKSTKESKKA; translated from the coding sequence ATGGAAGCAGTAGCAAAACTTAGAAATTATCCAACATCCCCTCGTAAAATGAGGTTGTTGGCTGATTTAATCCGCGGCCAGCGAGTGGATTTGGTATTGGCCGAATTAGAGCACAATCCCAAACACCCTGCAGTACCTTTGCGTAAGCTGGTGTTGAGCGCTATTACAAACTGGAAGCAGGCTAATGAAGGGGCCGATGAGGCCGGATTAGTGGTGAAGACCATTTTTGTAGATGGCGGCAGAACCTTAAAGCGTATGCGCCCCGCACCCCAAGGTCGTGGGTACCGTGTTCGCAAACGCAGCAACCACGTTACACTTATTGTGGACGTTGCCGGCGAAAGCAAAAAAGCAACTAAGAAAGCTAAAGCGGTTCCTGCAGAAGAAGTGAAGGAAGCCCCGGCTAAGAAAGCTGCTGCGAAAAAGTCAACTAAAGAATCTAAAAAAGCATAA
- the rplX gene encoding 50S ribosomal protein L24, with protein sequence MSKRFKPKYNIKKGDLVIVISGAGKPRKDDSGKYEYKPRLVKEVLVEDGKVLVEGINIKTKHTKPSAQNTKGGIVKTEAPIHISNVMLWDAKAKAPSKIKRVREEGKTLRIFKKSGEKI encoded by the coding sequence ATGAGCAAAAGATTTAAACCCAAGTACAATATTAAAAAAGGTGATCTGGTTATTGTTATCAGCGGCGCCGGCAAACCCCGGAAAGATGATAGCGGTAAATACGAATACAAACCCCGGTTGGTGAAAGAGGTATTGGTGGAAGATGGAAAAGTGCTGGTGGAAGGGATCAATATCAAAACCAAACATACCAAACCTTCGGCTCAGAATACGAAGGGGGGTATCGTTAAAACAGAAGCACCGATCCATATCAGCAACGTTATGCTGTGGGATGCAAAGGCTAAAGCTCCTTCTAAAATTAAGCGGGTACGCGAAGAAGGTAAAACGCTGCGCATCTTCAAAAAATCCGGAGAAAAAATCTAA
- the rpsQ gene encoding 30S ribosomal protein S17 encodes MSERNLRKTRIGVVTSNKMTKTITVAVERKVKHPIYGKFLKKTTSFHAHDEKNECSIGDTVKIMETRPLSKLKRWRLVEVIEKVK; translated from the coding sequence ATGTCTGAAAGAAATTTAAGAAAAACAAGAATAGGAGTGGTTACCAGCAACAAAATGACAAAGACCATTACTGTTGCGGTTGAAAGAAAAGTAAAACACCCTATTTACGGTAAGTTCCTTAAAAAAACTACCAGCTTTCACGCTCATGATGAAAAGAATGAGTGCAGCATTGGGGACACCGTTAAAATTATGGAAACCCGTCCTTTGAGCAAGCTGAAACGCTGGAGACTGGTTGAGGTAATTGAGAAAGTTAAATAG
- the rplP gene encoding 50S ribosomal protein L16 — translation MLQPKRTKHRKMQKGRMKGDAKRGTTISFGSYALKALDSHWITDRQIEAARQALTRSMKREGNVWIRIFPDKPITKKPAEVRMGKGKGNLEYWAAVVQPGRIIFEVDGVSEEVARQALSLASGKLPIKTKFTMRRDLVTN, via the coding sequence ATGTTACAACCGAAGAGAACAAAGCACAGGAAAATGCAGAAGGGTCGCATGAAAGGCGATGCTAAAAGAGGAACGACCATTTCTTTTGGTTCTTACGCCTTAAAGGCCCTGGATTCTCACTGGATTACTGACCGTCAGATTGAAGCAGCCCGTCAGGCGCTGACCCGCAGCATGAAACGGGAAGGTAATGTTTGGATCCGGATTTTCCCTGATAAGCCGATTACCAAAAAGCCTGCAGAGGTACGTATGGGTAAAGGTAAAGGTAACCTGGAATACTGGGCAGCAGTAGTACAGCCGGGCCGTATCATATTTGAAGTGGATGGCGTTAGTGAAGAAGTGGCCCGTCAGGCATTGTCCCTGGCATCCGGTAAACTGCCGATCAAGACAAAGTTCACCATGCGGAGGGATTTAGTTACGAATTAA
- the rpsN gene encoding 30S ribosomal protein S14: MAKTSIIARQKKREKMVEQYAAKREELKKAGDYAALDKLPKNSSKVRLKNRCQLSGRPKGYVRYFGISRVALRDMALNGKIPGLKKASW, from the coding sequence ATGGCAAAAACTTCAATTATAGCCCGTCAGAAAAAAAGAGAGAAAATGGTGGAGCAATACGCCGCAAAAAGAGAAGAGCTGAAGAAAGCCGGTGATTACGCCGCTTTGGACAAGCTGCCTAAAAACTCTTCTAAAGTGCGTTTGAAAAACCGTTGTCAGCTTTCTGGCCGTCCAAAAGGATATGTTCGCTATTTCGGAATTTCCAGGGTTGCTTTAAGAGATATGGCCCTGAACGGAAAAATTCCCGGATTGAAAAAAGCAAGCTGGTAA
- the rpsE gene encoding 30S ribosomal protein S5, which translates to MSTVNLNNVKAGDLELKDKVVAINRVVKTTKGGRAFSFSALVVVGDGNGVVGHGLGKAKEVQEAITKGIEDAKKNLIKVPIMKGTIPHDQWAKEGAAKVMVKPASAGTGVIAGGSMRAVLEAAGITDVLAKNLGSANPHNVVKATFKALAMMREPVHVAKTRTVGLKKVFNG; encoded by the coding sequence ATGTCAACAGTTAATTTGAACAATGTTAAAGCCGGCGACCTTGAATTAAAAGATAAGGTTGTAGCGATCAATCGTGTGGTAAAAACAACTAAAGGTGGTCGTGCATTCAGCTTTTCTGCATTAGTTGTGGTAGGTGATGGTAACGGTGTTGTAGGACATGGTTTGGGAAAGGCGAAAGAGGTTCAGGAAGCTATTACCAAAGGAATAGAAGACGCAAAGAAAAACCTTATTAAAGTTCCCATCATGAAGGGCACTATCCCTCATGATCAATGGGCTAAAGAAGGGGCGGCGAAAGTAATGGTAAAGCCTGCATCTGCCGGTACCGGTGTAATCGCCGGAGGCTCTATGCGCGCCGTGCTGGAAGCTGCTGGTATCACCGATGTATTGGCAAAAAACTTAGGTTCAGCAAATCCTCATAACGTGGTTAAGGCTACTTTTAAAGCTTTAGCAATGATGAGAGAGCCGGTACATGTAGCTAAAACAAGAACCGTAGGTTTAAAGAAAGTATTTAACGGATAA
- the rplO gene encoding 50S ribosomal protein L15 has product MKLHELKPAKGAVHKEKRIGRGEGSGFGGTSTKGNKGGQSRAGYKRKMGHEGGQMPIQRRTPKRGFKNPDKIVYKVINIGQVDQWAETHNITDFSAENLYTMGFIGKTDKVKILGNGEIKGKFNFKVHAISEKAKTAIEAAGGTVEILK; this is encoded by the coding sequence ATGAAATTACATGAATTAAAGCCTGCAAAAGGCGCGGTACACAAAGAGAAAAGAATTGGTCGCGGTGAAGGTAGCGGCTTCGGTGGTACTTCTACAAAAGGTAATAAAGGTGGACAAAGCCGTGCGGGCTACAAAAGGAAAATGGGCCATGAAGGTGGTCAGATGCCTATTCAGCGTCGTACCCCTAAAAGAGGCTTCAAGAACCCCGATAAAATCGTTTACAAGGTGATTAATATCGGCCAGGTAGATCAATGGGCTGAAACACATAATATTACTGATTTTTCCGCCGAGAATTTGTATACCATGGGCTTTATTGGGAAAACAGATAAAGTGAAGATCCTGGGCAATGGAGAGATTAAAGGAAAATTCAATTTCAAAGTTCACGCAATAAGCGAAAAAGCTAAAACGGCTATTGAAGCTGCTGGCGGAACGGTTGAAATTTTGAAGTAA
- the rplN gene encoding 50S ribosomal protein L14 produces the protein MIQQESRLNVADNSGAKEVLCIRVLGNSGQRYARIGDKIVVTVKDATPAGGIKKGTVAKAVIVRTTNKLRRKDGSYIRFDDNAVVILNAADEPRGTRIFGPVARELRDKGYMRIVSLAPEVL, from the coding sequence ATGATACAGCAAGAAAGCCGATTAAACGTTGCCGATAACAGTGGCGCTAAAGAAGTTCTTTGCATCCGTGTGCTGGGTAACAGTGGGCAGCGTTATGCAAGAATCGGTGATAAGATCGTTGTTACGGTTAAAGACGCTACACCGGCAGGTGGTATTAAAAAGGGTACGGTGGCTAAAGCCGTTATTGTTCGCACCACCAACAAATTACGTCGTAAAGATGGTTCTTATATCCGTTTTGACGATAACGCGGTGGTGATCTTAAACGCAGCAGATGAGCCCAGAGGTACCCGTATCTTCGGACCCGTGGCCCGTGAGCTGCGTGATAAAGGGTATATGAGGATTGTTTCATTGGCCCCTGAAGTTCTGTAA
- the secY gene encoding preprotein translocase subunit SecY → MKNLIKTLKNIWSIDELRSKILFTLVLTAVYRVGAHIVLPGINPVALEQYSKANQSGILDLINTFAGGAFNQASIFALGIMPYITASIFIQLMTVLVPSFQKMQKEGESGRNKINQITRYLTVAVTLVQAFAYIAYLHQTAGPAIMPGYGSFNFTLTTVVVLTAGTLFVMWLGEKITDKGLGNGTSLIIMVGILARLPQAFTQELAVRSVRTGDILIFIIEIALYIAINMGCIILVQGTRKVPVNYAKQIVGNRQFGGARQFLPLKVNAAGVMPIIFAQAIIFVPTLFTMGSKNATLGRMFTDHTNGWYMLVYAAVVIGFTFLYTALIFNPKQISDNLKQNNGFIPGVKPGQPTTDYIGTIMDRITFPGAVLLALVGILPGIIQKLFGMTQGFAMFFGGTSLLIMVGVILDTLQQVETQLMMRQYDGLMKSGRIQGRQSSSAIQI, encoded by the coding sequence GTGAAAAATTTAATCAAAACATTAAAAAATATTTGGAGCATTGATGAGCTTAGGAGTAAGATCCTTTTTACGTTAGTGCTTACCGCTGTTTATCGTGTAGGAGCGCATATAGTGCTTCCGGGAATTAATCCTGTTGCGCTGGAACAGTATAGCAAAGCCAACCAAAGCGGTATCCTGGATTTGATCAATACTTTTGCGGGAGGGGCCTTTAACCAGGCTTCCATCTTTGCATTGGGGATCATGCCTTATATTACAGCGTCCATCTTTATACAGTTGATGACGGTATTGGTGCCTTCTTTCCAGAAAATGCAAAAGGAAGGAGAAAGCGGCCGCAATAAGATCAACCAGATCACCCGTTACCTTACCGTAGCGGTAACGCTGGTACAGGCTTTTGCCTATATCGCTTACCTGCACCAAACAGCCGGCCCGGCTATTATGCCCGGATATGGCTCATTCAACTTTACATTAACGACCGTAGTGGTGCTTACCGCAGGAACGCTTTTTGTAATGTGGCTGGGTGAGAAGATCACAGATAAAGGATTGGGAAATGGTACTTCATTGATCATCATGGTGGGAATCCTGGCGCGTCTGCCGCAGGCATTCACACAGGAACTTGCCGTTCGTTCGGTGCGTACCGGTGATATCCTGATCTTCATTATCGAAATAGCGTTATACATTGCCATTAATATGGGTTGTATTATCCTGGTACAGGGAACCCGGAAAGTACCGGTAAATTATGCGAAGCAAATCGTGGGCAACCGGCAGTTTGGCGGAGCCCGCCAGTTTCTGCCATTGAAAGTAAACGCAGCTGGTGTAATGCCGATCATCTTTGCGCAGGCGATCATCTTTGTACCCACCTTGTTTACCATGGGTAGCAAAAACGCCACACTGGGCCGGATGTTTACCGATCATACAAATGGCTGGTACATGCTGGTATATGCTGCAGTAGTTATCGGATTTACCTTCCTCTATACAGCGTTGATTTTTAACCCCAAACAAATATCAGATAACCTGAAGCAGAATAATGGGTTTATCCCCGGTGTAAAACCAGGACAGCCTACTACTGATTATATCGGAACGATCATGGACCGGATCACCTTCCCGGGCGCTGTATTGCTGGCGCTGGTGGGTATTCTTCCCGGTATTATTCAAAAGTTATTCGGTATGACGCAGGGATTTGCAATGTTCTTTGGAGGTACTTCACTGCTGATCATGGTAGGGGTTATCCTGGATACCTTACAGCAGGTAGAAACACAATTGATGATGCGCCAGTATGATGGCTTAATGAAAAGTGGTCGCATACAGGGACGTCAGAGTTCCTCTGCAATTCAGATTTAA